CGTGGAGCGCCGCGTCAGCCGCCGCCTCGAAGAGGTCCTCCGGTTTCGATCGGAGGATGGTGCCGAGCTTCTCCAGCACGCGGATCTGCTCGGCGTGCTCCGGCGAGACGCGAAGCTCGCGGAGGCGCGCGGCGCGCCGGGCGTGGATCGACTCATAATCGGGAAAACGACGGACCGGCGGCCCCTCTTCCCGGTTCGGATAGCGGTTCACGCCGATCAGCACGTCGGTCCGGACGGCGACCCTCTTCCGGCGGTTCCGCGCCGTCTCGGCGATCTTGCTCTGCGGAATCCCGTTCAGGAGCGCCGCAGGCATCCCCCCCGCTTCTTCGATCTCCCGGAAGAGATCCCAGGCGCGGCGGGCCATCTCGTGGGTGAGCGACTCCACGGCCCAGCCGCCTCCCGCCGGATCGATCACGCGGTCGAAGCGGCATTCCTCGCGCAGGATCGTCTGGGTGTTGCGCGCGATCCGCCGGGCCGTGTCTCCGGGGAGTCCGAGGAGCCGGTCGAAGGGCTCCACGTGCAGGCTGTCGCAGCCTCCCATCACGGCGGCGAAGGCCTGCGTGGTCCCGCGGAGAATGTTGACGTGTCGATCGAATGTGGTGCTGTCCACCGAGGAAGTGCGGGCGTGAATGTGCATGCGGGCGGCCAGGTCGCCGCGGCCGCACCCCTCCAACGCCCGGTGCCAGAGGAGCCGGGCCGCGCGGAACTTGGCGATCTCCGGGAAGAAGCCGGTCCCGGCCGAGAGGCCGAACAGGATCCGGGGCGCGACGATCTCCACGCCGAGGCCGCGCTGCTCGAGCCGGCGGAGCGCCTCCACCGCCGAGGCGAGCGTGAAGGCGAGTTCTTGGACGGCGTCGCCTCCTCCCTCGTGCCAAGCGAAACCGTAGGCGGCGAGGGTGCGGAGCATCGGCGCGTTCTCCGCCGCCCAACGGGTGAGGTGGGCCAGCTCATCGTAGGCGCGGTCGAGGGAAACGGGGAGCCGTCCGTGAACGGCCAGGCCCGTCATCGGATCCATGCCGACGGAGCCGCGGAGGCGCGCGGGGTCCGTTCCCCTTTTCCGGGCGAGCGCGATCAGAAGCGCCGCCACCGGCATCGCCGCCGAACCGGGTTGGAGATAGACAGGCGTGCGCTCCAGATCCACCCCTTCGAGAGCGCGGGAGAGGCCGATCACCGAAGCGATCGACGTGCCGCCCCGCCCCACGTCCCCCGGTTCCGCCTGATCCGGATCGAGACCGGCCTGGGCCGCTCGGTCCAGGATCAGGTTCACCGCGGTTTGGCCCCTCTCCAGATCGTGCCGGAGCGCCCGGTTGAACTCGTCGTAAGTGGGGAAGGGGAGTTCCTGCGCCACGTACCAACCGTCCGCCCGATAGCCGGCGGCGCGGCATCCGCGGAGAAAGGGAGCTTCGCCCGGCGCCGCGCCGAGTCCGGGAAGATCCTTCACGTCTTCGGCGTCGTAGATGGGGCGGAGGGTGATCCCTTCATCGGTTTCGGTGAAGAGTGTTTTCTCGAAGGGGCGACCCTTGAGGAGGCGGATCGCCTCCTCGCGCCACTCCTCCGGTCCGGGGAGGGGGAAATCGTCGCGAAGCGGGATCGAAGCGATCCGATCCGCGCCGCCGCTTACGTCGTCAGCCATCGTGTCGACCACCCATCGGTTGCGGGGCGGCGGGCGCTCGGCCCGCGCGGCCCTTTTCCTGGCGAACCGGAAGGGGAGCCCGCGCCGGGACGTTCCCCTCTCGACCGGCCGCGGCGGGTCGTGAAGCCGGGTACGCGTCGCCGCGTGTGATTTTTTTCGCCGGAGCGGGGATCGGCTCGCCTCGGGATTCTCCCGGGAAGCGCGGCGGCGGGCCATCCCGTTCCGGATCGATCCGGACGGGGCGCGGGAACGATTCGCCGTCACGCGGCGCTCGCCGTGATCTCCCGCGCGGAATCGGGGAAAGTGTAGCACATGGATGGGCGGGGGGTAACCTCGCCGAAGGGGCATCGCTCGGCGGGGAAACGGGTTGACAGCCCCTCGGGGCGCCCGGTAGGCTCCTCACACCAGTCAAACGGAATCCATGATCGACGGGGTTCCTCATCGCGGGTTTCCCCGCCCTAGAACCGCACAGAGGTAGTGAAGATGCACTTTGGGTTGACCGAAGAACAGGAAATGATCCGGAACATGGCGCGCCAGTTCGCCTCCGATATCCGCGAGGAAGCGCAGAAGGCGGAGGATGAAGGGGTTTTCTCACGGGAATTGGCGGGCAAGCTCGCCCGGAACGGTTTCCTCGGCATGTGCGTGCCCGAGGAATACGGCGGCCAGGAGATGGATTTTCTCAGCTACCTGATCGCCACCGAGGAGATCTCCCGGGCGGCCGCCGGACAGGGCATGCTCGTCGGGCTCCATAACTCGCTCCTCAACTTCCCGCTGCAACACTTCGGCACGGAGGAGCAGAAGCGGAAATACCTGGTCGGTTCGGCGACGGGCGCGCTGCTCGGCT
This Candidatus Eisenbacteria bacterium DNA region includes the following protein-coding sequences:
- a CDS encoding acyl-CoA mutase large subunit family protein translates to MADDVSGGADRIASIPLRDDFPLPGPEEWREEAIRLLKGRPFEKTLFTETDEGITLRPIYDAEDVKDLPGLGAAPGEAPFLRGCRAAGYRADGWYVAQELPFPTYDEFNRALRHDLERGQTAVNLILDRAAQAGLDPDQAEPGDVGRGGTSIASVIGLSRALEGVDLERTPVYLQPGSAAMPVAALLIALARKRGTDPARLRGSVGMDPMTGLAVHGRLPVSLDRAYDELAHLTRWAAENAPMLRTLAAYGFAWHEGGGDAVQELAFTLASAVEALRRLEQRGLGVEIVAPRILFGLSAGTGFFPEIAKFRAARLLWHRALEGCGRGDLAARMHIHARTSSVDSTTFDRHVNILRGTTQAFAAVMGGCDSLHVEPFDRLLGLPGDTARRIARNTQTILREECRFDRVIDPAGGGWAVESLTHEMARRAWDLFREIEEAGGMPAALLNGIPQSKIAETARNRRKRVAVRTDVLIGVNRYPNREEGPPVRRFPDYESIHARRAARLRELRVSPEHAEQIRVLEKLGTILRSKPEDLFEAAADAALHGATIGEFTRMLRRGEDEETRVEPIPTFRSAHDYEVLRATVLEWRARSGAPPQVFFANIGPPSAYMARLEFTRSFYEIGGFETIHDRSFETPGDAAREALASEAPAVAIVSTDDRYPEAVPAIVAALRAAPNPPRRIILAGFPKEHADAFREAGVDEFIHLRADALASLRALADTIGVKR